In the genome of Populus trichocarpa isolate Nisqually-1 chromosome 6, P.trichocarpa_v4.1, whole genome shotgun sequence, one region contains:
- the LOC18100762 gene encoding uncharacterized protein LOC18100762 isoform X1 yields the protein MPRKGNYGFDYDDYDDYDYDYDVEDQVEAPEPKKKTSSDKVRVWSCPICTYDNDESMSACDICGVIRSSVPGKLKDDKGTVGIICKDSGVSIMAKSLFASLPHQTPQKAVVAQRRNDDFVTEEGNNFQKLGNFQGKFDEFHKAFSPHNRSHFDIAPFKFDFPSPDDMVSKGLRSSKIGSKANLINSRSQNASAGISETVKSSDKSSASIPKGKQGRPGVDEGNHNKNGVVDTQSRDEISDSTSSLMPKAKDKSVGYSSSSINGGKSLGLTSNLNDMSLSDKSGNSNKASAKRPKSSAQYQPDKWMLPDKSENALTQLNLAIVGHVDSGKSTLSGRLLHLSGRITQKEMHKYEKEAKLQGKGSFAYAWALDESPEERERGITMTVAVAYFDSKKYHVVVLDSPGHKDFVPNMISGATQADAAILVIDASIGGFEAGMDSKGQTREHARLIRSFGVDQIIVAVNKMDSVEYSKDRFDLIGTQLGTFLRSCGFKDSLVSWIPLSAVENQNLVAAPSDVRLSSWYHGSYLLDAIDSLQPLKRDFSKPLLMPICDVVKSSSQGQVSACGKLEAGALRSGLKVLVMPSGDVGTVRTLERDSQICAVARAGDNVTVSLQGIDGSNVMAGGVLCHPDFPVAVAKHFELKVLVLDFLTIPIVIGSQLEFHIHHAKEAARVVKIISVLDPKTGKVSKKAPRCLTSKQSAIIEVALDGPVCAEEFTNCRALGRAFLRTLGKTVAVGIVTRIIEDQE from the exons ATGCCTCGTAAAGGGAATTACGGATTTGATTATGATGATTACGACGATTATGACTATGACTATGATGTAGAAGATCAAG TTGAAGCACCTGAGCCTAAGAAAAAAACGAGTAGTGATAAGGTTCGGGTATGGAGTTGCCCGATTTGCACTTATGATAATGATGAGAGTATGTCTGCATGTGATATTTGCGGTGTTATTCGAAGTTCTGTCCCTGGAAAACTCAAGGATGACAAGGGAACAG TTGGCATTATATGCAAAGATTCTGGAGTATCCATTATGGCCAAGTCTCTTTTTGCATCATTGCCACATCAGACACCACAAAAGGCTGTAGTAGCTCAGCGGCGGAATGATGATTTTGTGACAGAGGAGGGCAATAACTTCCAAAAGCTTGGGAATTTCCAAGGAAAATTTGATGAATTCCATAAGGCTTTTAGTCCCCATAACCGCTCCCATTTTGATATAG CTCCTTTCAAGTTTGATTTCCCATCTCCAGATGACATGGTTTCTAAGGGGCTACGATCCTCCAAAATTGGATCTAAAg CCAACCTTATTAACTCCAGATCTCAAAATGCATCTGCTGGCATTTCTGAGACTGTTAAAAGTTCAGATAAATCATCTGCCTCAATCCCAAAAGGCAAACAAG GCAGGCCTGGTGTTGATGAGGGCAATCATAACAAGAATGGCGTAGTTGACACTCAATCAAGGGATGAAATTTCAGATAGCACATCTTCATTGATGCCGAAGGCCAAAGATAAAAGTGTTGGTTATAGCAGTTCTTCAATAAATGGGGGCAAGTCTCTTGGTCTTACAAGTAATTTGAATGACATGTCTTTGTCTGATAAATCTGGAAACTCAAATAAGGCTAGTGCCAAGAGGCCTAAGTCATCTGCACAATATCAACCTGATAAATGGATGCTCCCAGACAAATCAGAAAATGCTTTGACACAACTGAATCTTGCTATT GTTGGCCATGTTGATTCTGGCAAATCAACACTCTCAGGTAGACTGCTACATCTTTCGGGACGGATAACCCAAAAAGAAATGCACAAATATGAAAAGGAGGCCAAGTTACAG GGCAAGGGGTCATTCGCTTATGCTTGGGCATTGGATGAGAGTCCTGAAGAAAGGGAAAGGGGAATAACTATGACAGTCGCTGTTGCTTATTTTGATtccaaaaaatatcatgttgttGTGCTTGATTCCCCAGGCCATAAAGACTTTGTCCCAAACATGATATCTGGCGCAACACAAGCCGATGCTGCCATCCTTGTTATAGATGCCTCCATTGGGGGTTTTGAAGCTGGAATGGACAGCAAAGGGCAAACTAGGGAACATGCACGTCTTATTAGAAGTTTTGGGGTTGACCAAATCATTGTCGCAGTTAACAAAATGGACTCAGTAGAGTACTCCAAAGACcgatttgatttgattggaaCACAACTTGGAACATTTCTTCGTTCTTGTGGATTCAAGGATTCCTTGGTGTCATGGATTCCGTTGAGTGCAgtggaaaatcaaaatttagttGCAGCTCCTTCTGATGTTCGTTTATCATCCTG GTACCATGGATCTTATCTGTTGGATGCAATTGATTCTCTTCAGCCACTGAAGAGAGATTTCTCAAAACCTCTTCTCATGCCCATATGTGATGTAGTTAAATCATCTTCACAAGGGCAGGTGTCAGCCTGCGGTAAACTGGAGGCTGGTGCTCTTCGGAGTGGATTGAAG GTTTTAGTTATGCCATCAGGAGATGTGGGGACAGTACGCACCCTAGAACGGGACTCTCAGATTTGTGCAGTCGCAAGAGCAGGAGATAATGTGACTGTCAGTCTCCAAGGCATTGATGGAAGTAATGTGATGGCTGGGGGTGTTCTATGTCATCCTGACTTTCCTGTTGCAGTTGCAAAACATTTTGAGCTGAAAGTGCTCGTCTTAGATTTTTTGACAATCCCAATTGTCATTGGCTCTCAA TTGGAATTCCACATACACCATGCAAAGGAGGCTGCAAgagttgttaaaataatatcagtGCTTGATCCAAAGACCGGCAAGGTGTCAAAGAAGGCACCTCGCTGTCTTACCTCAAAGCAGAGTGCCATAATCGAG GTGGCTTTGGATGGACCAGTTTGTGCGGAAGAGTTCACGAATTGCAGGGCTCTTGGAAGGGCCTTTTTGAGAACATTAGGGAAAACCGTTGCCGTCGGAATTGTAACAAGGATAATTGAGGATCAGGAATAG
- the LOC18100761 gene encoding uncharacterized protein LOC18100761 isoform X2 — MAFEPYFLRGHPANTINIEDIQLNTNWEDVICPICLDFPHNCVLLQCSSYDKGCQPFVCDTDHLHSNCLGRFKSASGLSSPSTSDPTPATNTQPAVADSNSKLVCPLCRGEVIGWVVVDKARLHLDEKKRCCAEEQCTFMGTYFELHEHAQIEHPHARPSKIDPARQLDWENFQQSSEIIDVLSTIHSEVPRGIVLGDYVIEYGDDDTGDEFEDFPGDEEYRLDETDDEFPSSSVSSRGSSGHRSSRRRRSRFYDT; from the exons ATGGCCTTTGAGCCTTATTTTCTAAGAGGTCACCCTGCCAATACTATCAACATAGAAGATATTCAATTGAATACCAACTGGGAAGATGTGATTTGTCCTATATGCCTGGATTTTCCTCACAATTGTGTACTCCTCCAGTGCTCATCTTATGATAAAGGGTGCCAGCCTTTTGTGTGTGATACAGACCATTTGCATTCAAATTGTTTGGGTCGTTTTAAAAGTGCAAGTGGTTTGTCATCCCCTTCAACATCTGATCCAACTCCTGCAACAAATACTCAGCCAGCAGTAGCAGATAGCAATTCCAAACTAGTTTGTCCGTTGTGTAGAGGTGAAGTCATAGGGTGGGTTGTTGTTGATAAGGCTCGTTTACATTTGGATGAGAAGAAGCGTTGTTGCGCAGAAGAACAATGTACATTCATGGGAACATATTTTGAACTACATGAACATGCTCAAATAGAACACCCGCATGCTCGCCCTTCAAAAATTGACCCTGCTCGGCAGCTTGATTGGGAAAATTTTCAGCAGTCATCTGAGATAATAGATGTTTTGAGCACCATACATTCAGAAGTGCCACGTGGAATTGTTCTAGGAGACTATGTGATTGAGTATGGAGATGATGATACTGGAGATGAGTTTGAGGACTTCCCTGGAGATGAAG AATACAGATTAGACGAGACTGATGATGAGTTTCCAAGTTCAAGCGTCTCCTCCAGGGGTAGTTCTGGTCATCGCAG
- the LOC18100761 gene encoding uncharacterized protein LOC18100761 isoform X1: MAFEPYFLRGHPANTINIEDIQLNTNWEDVICPICLDFPHNCVLLQCSSYDKGCQPFVCDTDHLHSNCLGRFKSASGLSSPSTSDPTPATNTQPAVADSNSKLVCPLCRGEVIGWVVVDKARLHLDEKKRCCAEEQCTFMGTYFELHEHAQIEHPHARPSKIDPARQLDWENFQQSSEIIDVLSTIHSEVPRGIVLGDYVIEYGDDDTGDEFEDFPGDEGNWWTSCILYQVFDNFRNSRNRRRARIADTRRGSRHSSYDTSNSDEGSVTSVDFAEYRLDETDDEFPSSSVSSRGSSGHRSSRRRRSRFYDT, from the coding sequence ATGGCCTTTGAGCCTTATTTTCTAAGAGGTCACCCTGCCAATACTATCAACATAGAAGATATTCAATTGAATACCAACTGGGAAGATGTGATTTGTCCTATATGCCTGGATTTTCCTCACAATTGTGTACTCCTCCAGTGCTCATCTTATGATAAAGGGTGCCAGCCTTTTGTGTGTGATACAGACCATTTGCATTCAAATTGTTTGGGTCGTTTTAAAAGTGCAAGTGGTTTGTCATCCCCTTCAACATCTGATCCAACTCCTGCAACAAATACTCAGCCAGCAGTAGCAGATAGCAATTCCAAACTAGTTTGTCCGTTGTGTAGAGGTGAAGTCATAGGGTGGGTTGTTGTTGATAAGGCTCGTTTACATTTGGATGAGAAGAAGCGTTGTTGCGCAGAAGAACAATGTACATTCATGGGAACATATTTTGAACTACATGAACATGCTCAAATAGAACACCCGCATGCTCGCCCTTCAAAAATTGACCCTGCTCGGCAGCTTGATTGGGAAAATTTTCAGCAGTCATCTGAGATAATAGATGTTTTGAGCACCATACATTCAGAAGTGCCACGTGGAATTGTTCTAGGAGACTATGTGATTGAGTATGGAGATGATGATACTGGAGATGAGTTTGAGGACTTCCCTGGAGATGAAGGTAACTGGTGGACTTCTTGTATCTTGTATCAGGTATTTGATAACTTCAGAAATTCAAGAAATAGAAGAAGGGCAAGAATAGCTGATACAAGGAGAGGAAGTCGCCACTCAAGTTATGATACTTCAAATTCTGATGAAGGCTCTGTAACATCTGTAGACTTTGCAGAATACAGATTAGACGAGACTGATGATGAGTTTCCAAGTTCAAGCGTCTCCTCCAGGGGTAGTTCTGGTCATCGCAG
- the LOC18100762 gene encoding uncharacterized protein LOC18100762 isoform X3, whose amino-acid sequence MPRKGNYGFDYDDYDDYDYDYDVEDQVEAPEPKKKTSSDKVRVWSCPICTYDNDESMSACDICGVIRSSVPGKLKDDKGTANLINSRSQNASAGISETVKSSDKSSASIPKGKQGRPGVDEGNHNKNGVVDTQSRDEISDSTSSLMPKAKDKSVGYSSSSINGGKSLGLTSNLNDMSLSDKSGNSNKASAKRPKSSAQYQPDKWMLPDKSENALTQLNLAIVGHVDSGKSTLSGRLLHLSGRITQKEMHKYEKEAKLQGKGSFAYAWALDESPEERERGITMTVAVAYFDSKKYHVVVLDSPGHKDFVPNMISGATQADAAILVIDASIGGFEAGMDSKGQTREHARLIRSFGVDQIIVAVNKMDSVEYSKDRFDLIGTQLGTFLRSCGFKDSLVSWIPLSAVENQNLVAAPSDVRLSSWYHGSYLLDAIDSLQPLKRDFSKPLLMPICDVVKSSSQGQVSACGKLEAGALRSGLKVLVMPSGDVGTVRTLERDSQICAVARAGDNVTVSLQGIDGSNVMAGGVLCHPDFPVAVAKHFELKVLVLDFLTIPIVIGSQLEFHIHHAKEAARVVKIISVLDPKTGKVSKKAPRCLTSKQSAIIEVALDGPVCAEEFTNCRALGRAFLRTLGKTVAVGIVTRIIEDQE is encoded by the exons ATGCCTCGTAAAGGGAATTACGGATTTGATTATGATGATTACGACGATTATGACTATGACTATGATGTAGAAGATCAAG TTGAAGCACCTGAGCCTAAGAAAAAAACGAGTAGTGATAAGGTTCGGGTATGGAGTTGCCCGATTTGCACTTATGATAATGATGAGAGTATGTCTGCATGTGATATTTGCGGTGTTATTCGAAGTTCTGTCCCTGGAAAACTCAAGGATGACAAGGGAACAG CCAACCTTATTAACTCCAGATCTCAAAATGCATCTGCTGGCATTTCTGAGACTGTTAAAAGTTCAGATAAATCATCTGCCTCAATCCCAAAAGGCAAACAAG GCAGGCCTGGTGTTGATGAGGGCAATCATAACAAGAATGGCGTAGTTGACACTCAATCAAGGGATGAAATTTCAGATAGCACATCTTCATTGATGCCGAAGGCCAAAGATAAAAGTGTTGGTTATAGCAGTTCTTCAATAAATGGGGGCAAGTCTCTTGGTCTTACAAGTAATTTGAATGACATGTCTTTGTCTGATAAATCTGGAAACTCAAATAAGGCTAGTGCCAAGAGGCCTAAGTCATCTGCACAATATCAACCTGATAAATGGATGCTCCCAGACAAATCAGAAAATGCTTTGACACAACTGAATCTTGCTATT GTTGGCCATGTTGATTCTGGCAAATCAACACTCTCAGGTAGACTGCTACATCTTTCGGGACGGATAACCCAAAAAGAAATGCACAAATATGAAAAGGAGGCCAAGTTACAG GGCAAGGGGTCATTCGCTTATGCTTGGGCATTGGATGAGAGTCCTGAAGAAAGGGAAAGGGGAATAACTATGACAGTCGCTGTTGCTTATTTTGATtccaaaaaatatcatgttgttGTGCTTGATTCCCCAGGCCATAAAGACTTTGTCCCAAACATGATATCTGGCGCAACACAAGCCGATGCTGCCATCCTTGTTATAGATGCCTCCATTGGGGGTTTTGAAGCTGGAATGGACAGCAAAGGGCAAACTAGGGAACATGCACGTCTTATTAGAAGTTTTGGGGTTGACCAAATCATTGTCGCAGTTAACAAAATGGACTCAGTAGAGTACTCCAAAGACcgatttgatttgattggaaCACAACTTGGAACATTTCTTCGTTCTTGTGGATTCAAGGATTCCTTGGTGTCATGGATTCCGTTGAGTGCAgtggaaaatcaaaatttagttGCAGCTCCTTCTGATGTTCGTTTATCATCCTG GTACCATGGATCTTATCTGTTGGATGCAATTGATTCTCTTCAGCCACTGAAGAGAGATTTCTCAAAACCTCTTCTCATGCCCATATGTGATGTAGTTAAATCATCTTCACAAGGGCAGGTGTCAGCCTGCGGTAAACTGGAGGCTGGTGCTCTTCGGAGTGGATTGAAG GTTTTAGTTATGCCATCAGGAGATGTGGGGACAGTACGCACCCTAGAACGGGACTCTCAGATTTGTGCAGTCGCAAGAGCAGGAGATAATGTGACTGTCAGTCTCCAAGGCATTGATGGAAGTAATGTGATGGCTGGGGGTGTTCTATGTCATCCTGACTTTCCTGTTGCAGTTGCAAAACATTTTGAGCTGAAAGTGCTCGTCTTAGATTTTTTGACAATCCCAATTGTCATTGGCTCTCAA TTGGAATTCCACATACACCATGCAAAGGAGGCTGCAAgagttgttaaaataatatcagtGCTTGATCCAAAGACCGGCAAGGTGTCAAAGAAGGCACCTCGCTGTCTTACCTCAAAGCAGAGTGCCATAATCGAG GTGGCTTTGGATGGACCAGTTTGTGCGGAAGAGTTCACGAATTGCAGGGCTCTTGGAAGGGCCTTTTTGAGAACATTAGGGAAAACCGTTGCCGTCGGAATTGTAACAAGGATAATTGAGGATCAGGAATAG
- the LOC18100762 gene encoding uncharacterized protein LOC18100762 isoform X2, with product MPRKGNYGFDYDDYDDYDYDYDVEDQVEAPEPKKKTSSDKVRVWSCPICTYDNDESMSACDICGVIRSSVPGKLKDDKGTAPFKFDFPSPDDMVSKGLRSSKIGSKANLINSRSQNASAGISETVKSSDKSSASIPKGKQGRPGVDEGNHNKNGVVDTQSRDEISDSTSSLMPKAKDKSVGYSSSSINGGKSLGLTSNLNDMSLSDKSGNSNKASAKRPKSSAQYQPDKWMLPDKSENALTQLNLAIVGHVDSGKSTLSGRLLHLSGRITQKEMHKYEKEAKLQGKGSFAYAWALDESPEERERGITMTVAVAYFDSKKYHVVVLDSPGHKDFVPNMISGATQADAAILVIDASIGGFEAGMDSKGQTREHARLIRSFGVDQIIVAVNKMDSVEYSKDRFDLIGTQLGTFLRSCGFKDSLVSWIPLSAVENQNLVAAPSDVRLSSWYHGSYLLDAIDSLQPLKRDFSKPLLMPICDVVKSSSQGQVSACGKLEAGALRSGLKVLVMPSGDVGTVRTLERDSQICAVARAGDNVTVSLQGIDGSNVMAGGVLCHPDFPVAVAKHFELKVLVLDFLTIPIVIGSQLEFHIHHAKEAARVVKIISVLDPKTGKVSKKAPRCLTSKQSAIIEVALDGPVCAEEFTNCRALGRAFLRTLGKTVAVGIVTRIIEDQE from the exons ATGCCTCGTAAAGGGAATTACGGATTTGATTATGATGATTACGACGATTATGACTATGACTATGATGTAGAAGATCAAG TTGAAGCACCTGAGCCTAAGAAAAAAACGAGTAGTGATAAGGTTCGGGTATGGAGTTGCCCGATTTGCACTTATGATAATGATGAGAGTATGTCTGCATGTGATATTTGCGGTGTTATTCGAAGTTCTGTCCCTGGAAAACTCAAGGATGACAAGGGAACAG CTCCTTTCAAGTTTGATTTCCCATCTCCAGATGACATGGTTTCTAAGGGGCTACGATCCTCCAAAATTGGATCTAAAg CCAACCTTATTAACTCCAGATCTCAAAATGCATCTGCTGGCATTTCTGAGACTGTTAAAAGTTCAGATAAATCATCTGCCTCAATCCCAAAAGGCAAACAAG GCAGGCCTGGTGTTGATGAGGGCAATCATAACAAGAATGGCGTAGTTGACACTCAATCAAGGGATGAAATTTCAGATAGCACATCTTCATTGATGCCGAAGGCCAAAGATAAAAGTGTTGGTTATAGCAGTTCTTCAATAAATGGGGGCAAGTCTCTTGGTCTTACAAGTAATTTGAATGACATGTCTTTGTCTGATAAATCTGGAAACTCAAATAAGGCTAGTGCCAAGAGGCCTAAGTCATCTGCACAATATCAACCTGATAAATGGATGCTCCCAGACAAATCAGAAAATGCTTTGACACAACTGAATCTTGCTATT GTTGGCCATGTTGATTCTGGCAAATCAACACTCTCAGGTAGACTGCTACATCTTTCGGGACGGATAACCCAAAAAGAAATGCACAAATATGAAAAGGAGGCCAAGTTACAG GGCAAGGGGTCATTCGCTTATGCTTGGGCATTGGATGAGAGTCCTGAAGAAAGGGAAAGGGGAATAACTATGACAGTCGCTGTTGCTTATTTTGATtccaaaaaatatcatgttgttGTGCTTGATTCCCCAGGCCATAAAGACTTTGTCCCAAACATGATATCTGGCGCAACACAAGCCGATGCTGCCATCCTTGTTATAGATGCCTCCATTGGGGGTTTTGAAGCTGGAATGGACAGCAAAGGGCAAACTAGGGAACATGCACGTCTTATTAGAAGTTTTGGGGTTGACCAAATCATTGTCGCAGTTAACAAAATGGACTCAGTAGAGTACTCCAAAGACcgatttgatttgattggaaCACAACTTGGAACATTTCTTCGTTCTTGTGGATTCAAGGATTCCTTGGTGTCATGGATTCCGTTGAGTGCAgtggaaaatcaaaatttagttGCAGCTCCTTCTGATGTTCGTTTATCATCCTG GTACCATGGATCTTATCTGTTGGATGCAATTGATTCTCTTCAGCCACTGAAGAGAGATTTCTCAAAACCTCTTCTCATGCCCATATGTGATGTAGTTAAATCATCTTCACAAGGGCAGGTGTCAGCCTGCGGTAAACTGGAGGCTGGTGCTCTTCGGAGTGGATTGAAG GTTTTAGTTATGCCATCAGGAGATGTGGGGACAGTACGCACCCTAGAACGGGACTCTCAGATTTGTGCAGTCGCAAGAGCAGGAGATAATGTGACTGTCAGTCTCCAAGGCATTGATGGAAGTAATGTGATGGCTGGGGGTGTTCTATGTCATCCTGACTTTCCTGTTGCAGTTGCAAAACATTTTGAGCTGAAAGTGCTCGTCTTAGATTTTTTGACAATCCCAATTGTCATTGGCTCTCAA TTGGAATTCCACATACACCATGCAAAGGAGGCTGCAAgagttgttaaaataatatcagtGCTTGATCCAAAGACCGGCAAGGTGTCAAAGAAGGCACCTCGCTGTCTTACCTCAAAGCAGAGTGCCATAATCGAG GTGGCTTTGGATGGACCAGTTTGTGCGGAAGAGTTCACGAATTGCAGGGCTCTTGGAAGGGCCTTTTTGAGAACATTAGGGAAAACCGTTGCCGTCGGAATTGTAACAAGGATAATTGAGGATCAGGAATAG